A single region of the Austwickia chelonae genome encodes:
- a CDS encoding methyl-accepting chemotaxis protein encodes MGSHPSHDPGTPQGCMMRHTESIHLTKEESSLVEAIEHIDQVMARTVQGDLDARVILLHAPEPATRLAHHVNAALDLLEAYTRETQACLRASAEGRFYRVVLLRGMPGQFRDGAKAINAARAAMLAHDTQLTLRDHERTEVAEEVAAISGRLSGAARELGEAAGALSKTTSQAVGSAEQARSTVEELERASAEIETAVRLIAAVASQTRLLALNATIEAARAGESGRGFAVVAGEVKNLANETTQSSDGINAQVRAAQEAAGEAAAAIAAIGSAIDEIDRQIQGITSRIGGPQGLTPMSAALSDQVHRLTGKMERSE; translated from the coding sequence ATGGGATCTCATCCATCGCACGACCCCGGCACACCGCAGGGCTGCATGATGAGACACACGGAGTCGATCCATCTGACAAAAGAGGAGAGCTCCCTCGTCGAAGCAATAGAACATATCGACCAGGTCATGGCCCGCACCGTCCAAGGAGACCTCGATGCCAGGGTCATCCTCTTACATGCACCCGAGCCTGCTACCCGACTCGCACACCATGTCAACGCGGCTCTCGATCTCTTAGAGGCCTACACCCGAGAAACCCAAGCCTGTCTGAGAGCTTCCGCTGAAGGACGTTTCTACCGGGTAGTGCTACTACGGGGTATGCCCGGGCAATTCAGAGACGGAGCCAAAGCCATCAATGCGGCGCGAGCGGCCATGCTCGCCCATGACACCCAACTGACGCTACGCGACCACGAACGTACCGAGGTGGCCGAAGAAGTCGCTGCCATCTCTGGACGTCTGAGCGGGGCTGCGCGCGAGCTCGGCGAAGCAGCAGGGGCACTATCTAAGACCACCAGCCAGGCCGTCGGGTCAGCAGAACAGGCCAGGTCCACGGTGGAAGAACTCGAACGAGCAAGCGCCGAGATCGAAACTGCTGTACGCCTCATCGCCGCCGTGGCATCTCAGACTCGGCTACTGGCCTTGAATGCCACCATCGAAGCGGCCCGCGCCGGCGAATCCGGGAGAGGTTTCGCCGTGGTGGCCGGTGAGGTGAAGAACCTCGCGAACGAAACCACTCAGTCCTCTGACGGAATCAACGCACAGGTGCGAGCAGCACAAGAAGCTGCAGGAGAAGCAGCAGCTGCCATCGCGGCCATTGGATCAGCCATCGATGAGATCGACCGACAGATCCAGGGGATCACCTCCCGGATCGGTGGACCCCAGGGGTTAACCCCCATGTCGGCCGCGTTGAGCGACCAGGTGCATCGGCTTACCGGAAAGATGGAACGATCGGAATGA
- the trmD gene encoding tRNA (guanosine(37)-N1)-methyltransferase TrmD: MRIDVATIFPDYLSPLKLSLIGKAQVEGLLDIRVHDLRDHTHDRHRTVDDSPYGGGAGMVMKPEPWGELLDSVLDTLGSDCPEDGPVLVVPGPGGRPLTQAMAYELAREPWLMFACGRYEGIDERVYSYAQECLGEDRVRLVSLGDYVLNGGEVATLAVIEAVARLLPGVIGNEESLTEESHTGGLLEYPVYTKPASWRGREVPQILLSGDHGKIARWRHEERLSRTAQRRPDLLPSAAVLCGEHDLSLSLATPGDAGELFTLTRSCWVTEAQLNGDLSIPPLTESLEEIRNSLLSEAGWQTWILRDPASGRLVASVRGRLVRGSRDAENEARTWEVGRLMVAPDLTGRGLGRALLSFCLEKADARATRAWLMTGRSSERNQRIYKKAGFRVCRGEPQVPGTLEMECRLV, translated from the coding sequence ATGCGTATCGACGTCGCCACCATCTTTCCTGACTACCTGAGCCCGCTGAAGCTCTCCCTCATCGGCAAGGCCCAGGTCGAGGGGCTGCTCGACATTCGAGTCCACGACCTTCGGGATCACACCCATGATCGTCATCGGACGGTCGACGACAGCCCGTACGGCGGTGGCGCCGGCATGGTGATGAAACCCGAGCCTTGGGGTGAACTGCTCGACAGCGTGCTCGACACTCTTGGGTCGGACTGTCCCGAAGATGGACCGGTGCTCGTTGTCCCTGGGCCAGGAGGTCGACCGCTGACCCAGGCCATGGCCTATGAGCTGGCCCGTGAACCATGGTTGATGTTCGCTTGCGGTCGCTATGAAGGCATCGACGAGCGGGTCTACTCGTACGCTCAAGAGTGCCTTGGCGAAGACCGAGTACGCCTTGTGTCCCTGGGCGACTACGTGCTCAACGGAGGGGAGGTGGCCACGCTCGCGGTCATCGAAGCGGTGGCACGCCTGCTGCCTGGTGTGATCGGTAACGAGGAGTCATTGACCGAGGAGTCACACACCGGGGGACTGCTCGAATATCCGGTCTACACCAAGCCTGCGAGCTGGCGTGGGCGTGAGGTTCCGCAGATCCTCCTGTCCGGGGATCACGGAAAGATAGCTCGCTGGAGACACGAAGAGCGTCTGAGTCGCACAGCGCAGCGCCGCCCAGATCTGTTGCCGAGTGCCGCCGTGCTGTGCGGGGAGCACGATCTCTCTCTGTCTTTGGCAACCCCAGGGGACGCCGGAGAACTCTTTACTCTGACCAGGTCTTGCTGGGTGACCGAGGCACAGCTCAACGGAGATCTGTCGATCCCGCCACTCACTGAGAGCCTGGAGGAGATCCGGAACTCGCTGCTTTCTGAAGCTGGCTGGCAGACCTGGATCCTGCGTGACCCAGCCTCTGGTCGTCTCGTGGCATCCGTGAGGGGGCGGCTCGTACGTGGGTCACGTGATGCGGAGAACGAGGCTCGGACCTGGGAGGTGGGTCGGCTGATGGTGGCGCCCGACCTGACTGGCCGTGGCTTGGGGCGAGCACTGCTCTCCTTCTGCCTGGAGAAAGCGGACGCGCGTGCTACTCGCGCCTGGTTGATGACCGGGCGGTCGAGCGAACGTAACCAGCGGATATACAAGAAGGCCGGGTTCCGTGTCTGTCGTGGGGAACCTCAGGTGCCAGGAACCTTGGAGATGGAATGTCGGCTGGTGTGA
- the rpsP gene encoding 30S ribosomal protein S16 codes for MAVKIRLKRMGKIRAPFYRVVVMDSRTKRDGRAIEEIGKYHPTAEPSVIEISSERVQYWLGVGAQPTEQVQALLKITGDWQKFKGEEGAEGTLKPQPVKPSKKDLYEAAMAAAGKADEEYEKKGPTTAKKKAAKAEKSEETAAEAPTEEAAAEADEKSEA; via the coding sequence GTGGCCGTCAAAATTCGTTTGAAGCGCATGGGCAAGATCCGTGCACCGTTCTACCGCGTCGTCGTGATGGACTCCCGCACCAAGCGGGACGGTCGTGCGATCGAGGAGATCGGCAAGTACCACCCCACCGCCGAGCCGTCGGTCATCGAGATCAGCTCCGAGCGTGTGCAGTACTGGCTGGGAGTGGGCGCCCAGCCCACCGAGCAGGTCCAGGCTCTGCTGAAGATCACCGGTGACTGGCAGAAGTTCAAGGGCGAGGAAGGTGCCGAGGGCACCCTCAAGCCTCAGCCGGTCAAGCCCTCCAAGAAGGACCTCTACGAGGCAGCTATGGCTGCAGCGGGCAAGGCCGACGAGGAGTACGAGAAGAAGGGCCCCACCACGGCCAAGAAAAAGGCCGCCAAGGCGGAGAAGTCCGAGGAGACCGCTGCTGAGGCTCCCACCGAGGAAGCTGCGGCAGAGGCCGACGAGAAGAGCGAGGCCTGA
- the rimM gene encoding ribosome maturation factor RimM (Essential for efficient processing of 16S rRNA) produces MDTVVARIGKAHGLRGEVTVQIHTDDPENRLTPGEVFTIEGLADIAELTLATVRVHNGTWLLGFEGHSDRNAAETLRGGRLVLPAGEDDGEGWYENELIGLNVFSASGEQIGQVAGLELGAAQDRLAVRLDDGRTGSVPLVEALIPVIDLEQKRVVVDAPDGLFDLNG; encoded by the coding sequence GTGGACACCGTGGTGGCCCGGATCGGCAAAGCCCATGGCCTTCGTGGGGAGGTCACCGTTCAGATCCATACCGACGACCCGGAGAACAGGCTCACACCCGGTGAGGTCTTCACCATCGAAGGGCTCGCCGACATCGCCGAACTGACCTTGGCCACGGTCAGGGTGCACAACGGCACCTGGCTGTTGGGTTTCGAAGGACACTCTGACCGTAACGCTGCCGAAACTCTACGTGGCGGACGTCTCGTTCTCCCTGCCGGTGAGGACGACGGCGAAGGTTGGTACGAGAATGAACTCATCGGCCTGAACGTGTTCTCCGCCTCTGGCGAACAGATCGGCCAGGTCGCCGGATTGGAACTGGGCGCGGCCCAGGACCGGCTGGCTGTCCGACTGGATGACGGTCGCACCGGCTCTGTTCCCCTGGTGGAAGCCCTGATCCCGGTCATTGATCTGGAACAGAAGCGTGTGGTGGTCGACGCACCGGACGGCCTGTTCGATCTGAATGGCTGA
- a CDS encoding RNA-binding protein, giving the protein MLEEALEHLVKGIVEHDEDVAVRHRELRRGEVLEVRVHPDDLGRVIGRSGRTASALRTVMTALAGGRPVRVDIVDTDRMR; this is encoded by the coding sequence GTGCTCGAGGAAGCCCTCGAGCATCTCGTCAAAGGCATCGTCGAGCACGACGAGGACGTCGCTGTCAGGCATCGTGAGCTGCGGCGTGGCGAGGTCCTCGAGGTGCGTGTGCACCCTGACGACCTGGGTCGTGTCATCGGACGCTCCGGTCGCACCGCCAGCGCACTGCGCACGGTGATGACCGCGCTGGCCGGAGGACGCCCTGTCCGGGTGGACATCGTCGACACCGACCGGATGCGCTGA
- a CDS encoding PAS domain-containing protein gives MPSAASASTPRTHEVTFGEDELIVSKTDLKGVITYANDVFTRVSGYREEELIGAPHNIVRHPDCPGGVFKLLWDTISRGQEIFAYVKNQTREGGYYWVLTHVTPTCNQAGDTIGYHSSRRSPERAAIAEVEALYGLMRVEEARHSHRRDAASAGLNLVTGILADRGITYDEYVWDLIHRTTPAHRRAA, from the coding sequence GTGCCATCTGCTGCATCTGCTTCTACCCCGCGTACCCATGAAGTCACCTTCGGTGAAGACGAACTCATCGTCAGCAAAACCGACCTGAAGGGTGTCATCACGTACGCGAACGATGTCTTCACCCGAGTCAGCGGGTACCGCGAAGAGGAATTGATCGGCGCTCCGCACAACATCGTGCGCCATCCCGACTGCCCGGGAGGAGTGTTCAAGCTGCTCTGGGACACCATTTCCCGCGGACAGGAAATCTTCGCCTACGTGAAGAACCAAACGCGAGAAGGCGGATATTACTGGGTGCTCACGCACGTGACCCCGACCTGCAACCAAGCGGGAGACACCATCGGATACCACTCCAGTCGTCGTTCTCCCGAACGTGCTGCCATCGCCGAGGTCGAAGCACTCTACGGACTCATGCGCGTCGAAGAGGCCAGGCACTCCCACCGTCGAGATGCAGCATCGGCCGGGCTGAACCTGGTCACCGGGATCTTGGCCGATCGGGGCATCACCTACGACGAATACGTATGGGATCTCATCCATCGCACGACCCCGGCACACCGCAGGGCTGCATGA
- the rplS gene encoding 50S ribosomal protein L19 yields the protein MHKLDAVDAVSLRDDIPAFRAGDTVKVHVRVIEGTRSRVQVFQGVVIRRHGGGIGETYTVRKVSFGVGVERTFPVHTPVVEKIEVVTRGDVRRAKLYYLRNLRGKAAKIREKRDNTAR from the coding sequence ATGCACAAGCTCGACGCCGTCGACGCAGTCAGCCTCCGTGACGACATTCCCGCTTTCCGTGCGGGGGACACCGTCAAGGTCCACGTGCGAGTCATTGAAGGTACGCGCAGCCGTGTCCAGGTCTTCCAGGGCGTCGTCATCCGTCGTCACGGTGGTGGCATCGGGGAGACCTACACCGTTCGCAAGGTGAGCTTCGGTGTTGGTGTTGAACGTACCTTCCCGGTGCACACCCCTGTTGTGGAGAAGATCGAGGTTGTCACCCGCGGTGACGTCCGTCGCGCCAAGCTCTACTACCTGCGGAACCTGCGCGGCAAGGCTGCCAAGATCCGTGAGAAGCGCGACAACACAGCCCGCTGA